Proteins found in one Vallitalea guaymasensis genomic segment:
- a CDS encoding immune inhibitor A domain-containing protein, which yields MIKKLLCSMFTTVLLVGLFASHVNAALLDQGPVEAKPLVILMDFPDYRYSDFLDREVEGDILSYSDNYEAAYYQDMLFGPETYEGKDNKYFMTMNKYFKLESREQYSVNGGVAGWYTAKNNALHYGNTQKEASWLVEEGADAVSQDTSIKLADYDVIDKSDYDNDGNYYEPDGLIDTVILVHAGKGEEWYSGGSIGAEAAIWPFQSSLSGYREDKSPYEVVDTNGNTYKFEDFVMVEQDAPVGLISHEYGHSLGLPDLYGNSEPVQNWTTMAGGSYAGYPIGSMTVGYGAYCREQLQKDHGGDWQRQNRIHLEDIGSEGMDVTLIAASSQNSGTDAVRIDLPDKVTTIVEPYSGDNTYYGGKEDAAYHYMTTNLDFTVDANKNIQLKFKTQYDIEEDWDYGYVQVREEGTEEWTAIEGNITTTENPNIDEGDFLRNPGHGITGNSGGNWVDGIFDISDYAGKKIDLRIGYGTDGNTQGTGFFVDDIRITVNDEEVFFDDAEGELRFVLDGFEESNGVFIAENYYLIEWRNQDGSDEGLKQSYYYSDTTPYDPGLLIWYIDRTYGTLDRLSQDGEANPGHVSVGIVDADQEPVIWKYPNKPEMNVDKVEYQMHDAAFSLRNGAEYFIQWNEVQTIDVNTNTIYPIFNDSRDYSSPDNPAGGLILPQHGIKILVTEENADRSEAKIHIMNVHNVVPQRAEPKDIKIQNVRIALEQVTDVEILNDLVIVEASGDLGTKGYIGYIDENEDEKVVQLELQDGKYVGTLSDQIFPNDLDWRVNFIALEDSQGGMKAIYNSEVHDYGVDLSSGNISGSTSYVKSLEMIAVIKENTSLGFGLIGTLDNGNNASESDLSKVEWSSSDESVANVDSQGIVTGMTEGNATITAKLGGVTTSYKVMVVSNSSTVHITNETEPNNTFSDANGPIGNNQMVSASYIDGDNADYYNFDVLSHDTIKITVTGDGNMGFNWLLFKESDQSNYVDYPDTGGNILEGSYEAVPGKYYLKVYKHTGNSGTYTVNIDGALK from the coding sequence ATGATTAAAAAATTGTTATGTTCTATGTTTACAACTGTTTTATTAGTAGGATTATTTGCATCTCATGTTAATGCTGCACTTTTGGATCAAGGACCAGTCGAGGCAAAACCATTGGTAATTCTTATGGACTTTCCTGATTACAGATATTCAGACTTTCTAGACAGAGAAGTAGAAGGGGACATTTTATCTTACAGTGATAATTATGAGGCAGCATATTATCAGGACATGTTATTTGGACCAGAAACATATGAGGGTAAGGATAATAAATATTTTATGACAATGAATAAGTATTTTAAGCTTGAGTCAAGAGAGCAGTATTCTGTTAATGGAGGTGTAGCTGGATGGTATACAGCTAAAAACAATGCACTTCACTATGGAAACACCCAAAAAGAAGCAAGCTGGTTAGTGGAAGAGGGAGCAGATGCCGTTTCTCAGGATACTAGCATTAAGTTAGCAGATTATGACGTTATTGACAAATCTGATTATGATAATGACGGAAATTATTATGAGCCAGACGGATTAATTGATACAGTTATTCTTGTTCATGCAGGAAAAGGAGAAGAGTGGTACAGTGGTGGATCAATTGGTGCAGAAGCTGCAATATGGCCTTTTCAGTCCAGTTTATCTGGTTATAGAGAAGATAAATCACCATACGAAGTAGTTGATACCAACGGGAACACATATAAATTTGAAGATTTTGTCATGGTTGAGCAGGATGCTCCAGTTGGACTTATAAGTCATGAATATGGGCATTCATTAGGACTTCCAGATTTATATGGTAATTCAGAACCTGTCCAAAACTGGACTACTATGGCTGGAGGGTCATATGCAGGATATCCAATAGGTTCTATGACAGTGGGTTATGGTGCATATTGTAGAGAACAGCTTCAAAAAGATCATGGAGGAGATTGGCAAAGGCAAAATAGAATTCACCTGGAGGATATTGGTTCTGAAGGTATGGATGTAACATTGATAGCAGCCAGTTCACAGAACTCAGGTACAGATGCTGTAAGAATAGACTTACCAGATAAGGTTACCACTATAGTAGAGCCATATAGTGGGGATAATACTTATTATGGTGGAAAAGAAGATGCTGCTTACCATTACATGACAACTAATCTAGACTTTACTGTAGACGCCAATAAGAATATACAATTGAAATTCAAGACCCAATATGATATTGAAGAAGATTGGGATTATGGCTATGTACAGGTTAGAGAAGAAGGTACCGAAGAATGGACAGCAATTGAGGGTAATATAACAACTACTGAGAATCCAAACATAGACGAGGGCGACTTCTTAAGAAATCCTGGTCATGGTATAACAGGAAACTCTGGTGGTAATTGGGTAGATGGAATATTTGATATTAGTGATTATGCAGGAAAGAAAATAGATCTAAGAATAGGCTATGGTACAGACGGAAATACTCAAGGAACTGGATTCTTTGTGGATGATATTAGAATCACAGTGAATGATGAAGAAGTATTCTTTGATGATGCTGAGGGCGAGTTAAGATTTGTACTTGATGGATTTGAAGAGAGTAATGGTGTTTTCATAGCGGAAAATTATTACTTGATTGAATGGCGTAATCAAGATGGGTCAGATGAAGGATTAAAACAATCTTATTATTATTCTGATACAACTCCATACGATCCAGGACTTCTCATATGGTATATTGATAGAACTTACGGTACATTAGACAGACTTTCTCAAGATGGAGAAGCTAACCCAGGGCATGTTTCAGTGGGTATAGTTGATGCTGATCAAGAACCTGTCATATGGAAATATCCAAATAAGCCAGAAATGAATGTTGACAAAGTAGAATATCAGATGCATGATGCAGCATTTAGTTTGAGAAATGGAGCAGAGTATTTTATTCAATGGAATGAAGTTCAAACCATAGATGTAAATACTAATACCATATATCCTATATTTAATGATAGCAGAGATTATTCTAGTCCAGATAATCCTGCAGGTGGTTTGATTCTACCACAACATGGCATTAAAATTCTAGTGACAGAAGAAAATGCTGATAGAAGTGAAGCAAAAATCCATATCATGAATGTTCATAATGTAGTGCCACAAAGAGCTGAACCTAAAGACATAAAAATACAAAATGTACGTATTGCATTAGAACAAGTAACAGATGTGGAGATATTAAATGATTTGGTTATTGTGGAAGCCAGTGGAGATTTAGGTACTAAAGGATATATAGGATACATTGATGAAAATGAAGATGAAAAAGTTGTTCAGTTGGAGCTTCAAGATGGTAAGTATGTAGGAACACTTAGCGATCAAATATTCCCTAATGACCTTGATTGGAGAGTTAACTTTATTGCTCTTGAAGATTCCCAAGGTGGTATGAAGGCAATCTATAATTCAGAAGTACATGACTATGGAGTAGATTTAAGTTCTGGAAACATATCAGGTTCAACATCATATGTTAAAAGCTTAGAAATGATAGCTGTAATTAAAGAAAATACTAGTCTAGGTTTTGGATTGATAGGGACTCTTGATAATGGAAATAATGCTTCAGAAAGTGATTTGAGCAAAGTGGAATGGTCAAGTTCTGATGAGTCTGTTGCAAACGTAGACAGCCAAGGTATAGTAACTGGAATGACAGAAGGCAACGCAACAATTACAGCAAAATTAGGAGGAGTAACTACCAGTTATAAAGTAATGGTAGTATCAAATAGTAGTACTGTCCATATAACTAATGAAACTGAACCCAATAATACTTTTTCTGATGCAAATGGACCAATTGGGAATAATCAAATGGTATCAGCATCATATATTGACGGAGACAATGCAGATTACTACAATTTTGACGTCCTATCTCATGACACAATCAAAATAACTGTAACAGGGGATGGTAATATGGGATTTAATTGGCTTCTTTTTAAAGAATCTGATCAAAGTAATTACGTAGACTATCCTGATACTGGAGGAAATATACTGGAAGGCTCTTACGAAGCCGTG